TGGCCGTCTGCTGCAAGCGCAGATCAGCGGGGATGGCCGTACCCGCTTCCAGTAGCACCAGATCGCCCAAAACCAGTTCCCAGGCCGGAATATCCATTACTTGACCGCCCCTAATTACCACTGCGTGCGGGGCCGCTATTTGCTTCAGAGCGTTTAATGCTCGCTGGGCCCGCCCTTCTTGAACCAGACCCAGGATAGCATTGACGATCACAATAAGAATAATAAGCGCGGCGTCGGTCCGTTCTCCCACCGCAAAAGATACAATGCTGGCCGCCAGCAGGATCAGTACCAAGAAATCTTGAAACTGGGCCAGCAGCCGGCGCCAAAAAGGAACGCCCTCCTCGCCCTGGAGCTCGTTGGGGCCCCAGTCTTCAAGCCGCCTCCGGGCCTCCTCCAGTGTCAACCCTTGGGCAAAATCGGTATGCAACTCGGCTGCAACACCGCTGGCCGGCATAGTATGCCAAACCTGCATCTTGTTTCCCCCTTGTGCACAGCTCTCGACCCCAACCGCTAGTGTAAGCTCTTGATCTTATAAAGATACCGAAAGGCGAGACCTTTTACCACAGGTCTCGCCCACTGCTTACGTTACCATCACCATAGACGGCGCCGCTTACGGATACGTTCAATAATACGATCAGCCCCTAGGGGCCGGTTGGTATTAAGCTCCTCTAGACTACGCCGACCTCGCGCCAACAGCAGCCAAGTCAGCCAAAGAATAAACGCCAACTCCAGCATTATCTGCCACCTCGGGCTTACCATTCGTCACTGATACAGCTTTTTCCTGCCCGCCGGCATCTCTCTTGGCTATAGCCGTCGACGCAAATCTTCCAGAACCTCCTGTGGCGACCGACCCCGGGCTGAAATCACCGGGGCTCCGGTATGAGGTTCAGTAAAGCCGAGAAAGTCCCGATCCCCACCGCTAATTACCACCGCCTCAGCATCGTGAAGCCCGTCGTCAAAGCCTACCACCTGGTACCCATGACGGCTCAGATGTTCTTTTATATTGCTCAAACCTTCTTCCACCGCAATTCGCTCTGCCACCGCCGCACCTCCCTGACCTAATCTATTGCTAGACTGTCCGAAAACCTGGGCTTTCATACAAAAAAGCGAATCCGGGGGCTATGTACCAAAGGACTTCGTGCAGAAGGAACTCTCTACAGCGCTGCCCTTTGAGTTTCGGGCCGGAACAAAGCCCGGCCGTTACTCCCCAGCTTTGGCATTCGGGACGAGAGACCCGCCCCCT
This genomic stretch from Bacillota bacterium harbors:
- a CDS encoding YkuS family protein, whose protein sequence is MAERIAVEEGLSNIKEHLSRHGYQVVGFDDGLHDAEAVVISGGDRDFLGFTEPHTGAPVISARGRSPQEVLEDLRRRL